The Rhinolophus sinicus isolate RSC01 linkage group LG07, ASM3656204v1, whole genome shotgun sequence genomic interval TGGTACTACCTCCAAGGGTGTAAGGGACCAACAGAATTGGACAGCAACAGCCACGTTAGGAGAAAGGAGGCCCAGCCCAGGGGCTTGAGTTTCCTCAGCCACTACTGCTTCAGTAGACGGCtctgacttccaattctttgagTTTTGACACTAGTGCGGTGGTGATGCTCTGAGGGAGTACAGAAGCTCTGAGGGAGTCAGAAGCAACATGCTTAGATATTCCCTCTAACCTCTGAGATTCTGTAGGGAGCAgttagaggaaaaacaaagaaattctgGATTCATGGTAATTTCTATAATGGGTAAAACTTTGGATACTCCAGAGAGTTCTCCAATGCTTGGCAGGACACTTCTTTCTGAACTGCATTCAACAATAACAATACTGACCCTTATGAAGCCAGGGTAAAGCCGGGTAAAGAATAGCTAATAAAAGAACATGTTGAGCCCTTTGAAGATAAAAGAACCCCAGTAGAGGAGTAATGATATTAACGAGCAAATGAAGGAAGTCCTGCAACGTAAATCACACCATCCACAGCATCTCAAAGTGCGTCTTCTCCGTGACAGCCCCCAATCGTCCACAGTGTGAACTGAGTAGGAGGGTGGAACGATCCCAAGGCTAAAGGTACTGACAGAGGAttcctaatttcttttcttttttccagagaatttttataaaaatttatttgagctaCACAGAGGACAcgcctggaagcaagatctcaataGATTGAAATAAATGCTTCTGAGGATTCTTAGGCTGTGTATAAAGTACGAACCAGGCCTATACTTACCAGATTTAAAACTGAATCAGATACACacgtgggggggaggggaggggcaatGGGCAGAAGAAAGACAAAACTTTGCAACTGGGGCAGCACGATACAGCCCAAGAAAGGCTCAAGGGAGGTCAGCTTTGGCAGAGAGATGCGCATGTGACTGTGGGGGAGGTAATTCAAGAAGAAGAGATTAGAAAGGCCGGAAAGGGAGCTAGGGGAgaagggtgggggtgaggtgatAAGGGAGGGGAGCAACAGGTATGGAGAAATAAATGATCACTGAGGCAAAGTAAAATATTGGGAGCCACTTTGAACTGATGGTCAGAAAGAGATTAGAGTTGGGGAAGCTCACTAAGATCCATGTGCAGTACAGGACAAATTGCATTCCAGAAActtccatttctatgaaaatcTCACTTAGATGGCCTAGGTGATCTATTTCAACATGGTTCAGAGTAAGAACATGCACAATGGTAAAAGGTGCCTGAAAGGAGAGGGGAGATGCATGAAAGttaaaaagagataggaaaaaacATGCCTTTATGCAGATTATATAAAGATGGTCAGCGTTGAGAATATAAAGGAAgattttaaagggaaagaaatgactATTAGGCCCTAGTCTGCATAAACATGTGGGACAGCAGGTTGCGTAGATATACTCGATGATCAATAGCACATGCACTGGTGAGGAAGAGGCGGCCATGGGTTTGCTTATGGAAATCTAATTCCTAAGGAAAGGTTTGCTTAAGCTAATTGCTTAAGCCTCAGTCAAGGCCTATATTTAGTTGAAaagagtgacagaaaaaaaaaatggagacagatgGTAGAACCCTGTTGTCCTAGACTCTGGCTTTTGGGACTGAAATTATAGAGACAAATAAATTCATGactagctactgtgtttccccgaaaataagacctagctggacaatcagctctaatgcgtctgttggagcaaaaattaatataagacccgatatcaaattatattatattaagacccggtcttatattaatttttgttccaaaagacatgttagagctgattgtgcagctaggtcttatttttggagaaacatggtggCATTAGATCCTCAAGCAAGCACTTGTGATCAAACTAACTGCTTTATTGGGAGTTCCCTAAGCCATGTTGGAGGGAGGGGGTGTTCTTagcacagaagaaagcagaagagagaaaaacaaagaacaggaGACAAGAATGGTAGGTGGTGGGAGAAGGCCGCCAACAGTTGCTTTGATGTCTTTCCTATTGGCATCACCAAGCACTAAGGCATGGTATACACTTCAAGTATGGCCTATCTGAATACAGCAAGGAGATAAAAGACAAGTTTACTGAATTAAAGTAtttattctccattttatagagcatatttaaatataaagcaCTAGGCTTCCTAGTCACTGACACTATTGTTCTATTTATGCATTCCCTGCCCTAAGCAAGACTGCAGTGCAGCCCAGAGGGGACcggaaaaaggaaaaccaaaaaggGCTCATTATACATAGCATTTGGGGATCATTTGGGAACCTAGCATCAAAAGCATTGTTATTTTTCACCCTTTCCTTTGAATATAAGATTTATTGCCTGACTTGGAAGAGTTTTCTGATATAGTGCCCCTTAGTTTTAGAGTGGCAAAACAGATAGAAAGAGGTCCTAAGACAGGTTCATCTGGTTTTTCTGGCTCCTAGCCTGATGCCCTAACCAGGAGACCACTTGATGCGGTCGTGCGGTAGACTGCTGACTTACCGATAGCTCCCAGTGAAACCAGGACATTCTCTCGGGGGTTAATGGTCTTGTCATAAGGGCGATGTCCATAGAGGTGGGCAGCGCTGTTCACCAGCCAGGTGGCATTGAGCACAATGGCGTAACGTAAGAAAGTGGCAACGTACAAGCTGTGTTGAAAAGTTTCACCCCAGAAATACCAGGGCACAAATGTGGGCAGGATGAAGCACATGAGCAGGACAGCAGGCTTGTAATACCTACACGGAGAGATCACACACCGAGTCAGCAGGGAGGACTCTGAGCCCTACCTCCATTATCCTCCATTATCCATTATCACTGGGCTGTCTCCTTCCTTCTGCATTGTGAGTACAATGTGGCAGAAAACAGCAagagggaatgggggtgggggtgggagggactcTTGTGAGAATGCAGTGTTATTATCTCACTCTTTAGATGAGGTGATGAGGGGTTAAATGACTTCTAGGATTGCACCACTAGGAACCAGTGGAGCAAGGATTGGAATGCTGGTCTCCTGACCAACTCCATTGCTCTTTTTTTACTATAGCATAATATCATGTGGGTAAAACAGGCGAGGTCCAAATTACAAACAAATACACTGAGTTGTGCTCAGGCTTGTTTTCCCATCTGCCTTTGggctctttctctttccctgttctTTACAGAGATTACGTTTagtgtcttgcctccatttcctgCGAGCCATCCTCTaatccttcctcttcttttccctcagAGAAGCACCCTCAGTGTCCTCAATGCCTGGTCCCTCTGGAGACCTGTCACATTCGTCATTCTCTTCAGGGTAGACTAAGACATTGACTTGATTTCCTACGTCTCCTCAGCAGTCAAGCCTTATGCTTTTATCATTGGTATTTCCTGCATCCAACGCCTTTCCATTCCTGCCATTGCTTCTCTAGCATGGATCCCTGCTACTTCCTAACTTGTGACCCTGCTTCTCACCTCTTTGGAATCATGGTTTCTTTCACCTGTTATGACAGTGACCTTTTGAAAGCACACCTCCGACCAAGCCACATTCCTGCTCAGGAAACTTTAAGTGGTTTCCTAGTGTCTATCAAATGAAGTCCTAAGTCTGCTTTTGAGACTCTACAAGAATGGCACCGGTCTCCCTCTCTAGTCTTAATCCTACCACACCCTATATACTTCAAGCAAAAGGACTCTGTTGCTGCAGCATACTTCATTCCGTTCTGTTTGCACtgtcccgcccccaccccacacctgtgAAAATCTCTATCCATCAGTGGATTCCAAAGCTACTTTCTTCATAAACCCTTCCCTGATGTTCCTACTATGAAATCTTCCCCCCCTTTGTGCCTCTTATtggttcagaaaatattttgcaatgtatCATAGTTACTCAGACACGTGGCTTATCCTTTCACTCCCCAATAGGCTACAAACTCCTTGAAGGTAAGGACAATGACACAGTCATCTTTGTAACAGTGACTTCCTaggtcaataaacatttgttgaatttaattGGTTTAATTAAGATAACTCAGAAGAAACAATAGTCTATGGCTGTGGACCTGTGGGCTGTTAAACATTAGGGCTTTAAATGACTTGGAACATATACACCCAGTAAATTTCTCAGCTTATGGTTATAAGTCCTCGGAGAAAAAAGGTGTTCCCCAAACACGAGGTGCCCAGCTCCATCCCACTTCACTCACCTCCTCTGGAACATCACCAGCTTCTCGGCTTTTAGGTCAGACAAGTCTAGCAAAGCACCCTTCTCTTTGACAGCTGGGTGTTTGCGCACCAGCAGCCAACCCACGTGAGAGAAGAAGAAGCCACGCCGGGCATTGTGGGGATCAGCATCTGTTTCTGAAAACTTGTGGTGGACACGGTGATCTCGGGACCATTCGTACACATCATTCTGGAGGGACAGAGAAGAGGCATATAGGCCTGAAGGGAGACACCTTCTTAGGGGAATCCCAATGGATAAACACCTGCAAGAGCTCATGGCTCCCAGCCCAACCTCACGAAATACCCAGGAGCCGAAGTTCCAAAGGAGGGTCATGGAATTGCCTCCTCTTTTCCTCCAACTTGCCAATGAAGCTGAAGTGGAAAAGCAACTTAAAATCCCAGGACCACATGAATAGGACTGGCTGCTTGGGGAAGGTTATATGGAGGGCAGAATGGAGGTAAATCACACAGAGCTGGGACGGCATCATTAGGAGAGAACATCGCAATTCTTCAAGCAAGAAATGTTGGAAAAGGTCTTCATGGGGTGCCTAGTTCCTGGGCAGGGAGAACATGAAGCAGGCAGCCTTGCATCCTAGAGTCCTGGTCAGTCGATAAAGCCACAGGGAGCTCCATTCTGATGCCTTGGCAAGGGACAGCTCACACAACTTAACAAGGCCAGGCACATAcaacttactgtgtttccccgaaaataagacctagccggaccattagctctaatgcatcttttggagcaaaaattaatataagacccggtctcattttactataatgtaagaccgggtctttaatataatatatgatatgatatgatatgctatgctataataccaggttttatattatattaatttttgctccaaaagacatgttagagctgatggtctggctaggtcttatttttggggaaacacggtagcttggCCACATTCCCCAGTGACCTCTGGGCTCCTCTGGGACTCTTCCCATCCCTTAAAGAATGTGCCAatatctcttccttccttttgccCCAATATCAGGAGCCCTCGAGGGCTATGGTACAGATGGTTATACAACTATGGTAAGTACCTGGGATATTGCCatgaagaaaggaacaaattTGGTTTCCTCTTTTGTCCCCCTCTTGCTCCAATCTAAGCCCCATACCACATGCTACCCTTTGCCCATTTCTACCTTTCAATAGCTAtgagttccctttccccaatttcCTTCATTCCATCTCTGCTATACATTTTCTGCCTCAACAAACCTCAATATTTGAGTTAGCCAGCCTGGCAGTCCAAGATAGGACCATAATGTTGGTCTCCCTAACCTCTCAGTTgacacagttttctcatctgtagaatggggacaataatagtatctacctcctaagattgttgtgaggatttaatgaaataatctatgtcaagtgcttagaatagtgccagGCGCATAGCACTATAAAAGTGTTTGCTCCCATGACCTGAAAACAGCAGAGTTCATGAGTCTGTGAAACATTGACTTCAATCCCATCACGGTGGAGTCCTAAGTTATTCACCTAAAAGAGTGAGTCTATTGTCCACTGTCCGCCCAGGAAACAGGCGTCAGTTCCTGGCTTATGCATTGTGGCGCTTGAGGATGAAGGACCCGACAGCCAGACTGCGTGATAACAGAGGGACCTTGGGATAAAATATAATCCTAGACACAAGGAGTATTTCCTATCTCCCTTTCCCAGTGACTCAGAAGCACGCTCATGCCTTATGGACATAAGGAACGGGCCTGAACGTGACGTGACCTCAAGGAGGGAGGAAAGTGAAATGGTTGCCCAGGTGTTGCTCCTCTGCAGGTGCTCATCTCCATCCCATCGCCAGACCATCAATAGAGTGGAGGAAAGAGTGGAGCGGAGCCGGCTTCTTACCTGGAATGCCATTGTGTTGGCAACAATCAGGAAGAACCGCAGGGGCAGCCGCGCTTTGTAAGTTCGGTGACTCCACAGGCGATGAGCTCCGGCTGTTATGCCCAGGGCACTGACCACATAGTAGAAAAACGCTGCCAGGAGGAaagagtggggaggggtgggggggtcactAATCAGAGAAAACATGGTGTTCTCTGTATGTCTGCATCTGTGTCTTCAGAGACTTCAGGTGAAGAGCTGCTTTGCCCTAAACTTTGGGACAACTTGGTCTTTTAGGTCTCCTCGATTTTACCGCTCGACAAATGCATCACCTCCCATCCTCCCGACCTGGGAATTGGAATAAGCTGAGGAGTCCCAGGAACTTCAGAAAGGCAGGACAGAGAAGAGAGCTCTCGCTACCCAACCATTTGTGATTCTGTCATGAGGGACATTATCGCAGGGCCCGTCTCCTTTGATCTTCAGGTAGCTTCCCCAAGGTGTCAAGGACCACGGACTACTCCTGCAGAGCTTAGGACCAAGGGCCAGTATGGTCTGGGCTCTCACCAATTCGAGGGACTCTGGGTTCTAAGGGATACTCGCGGAGCTCAGAACTATGGCTATTTACCAACTGGTACAAAAGCATATCAGTGTTTTCACAGGCAGTGTGGCCACACTGTACATACCATACCTGCACAGTGTGTTAAGCTTAGCCAAGAATTTTATATTCTCTGATTCACTGGATACCTtgaatggactttttttttttttttttttaatttatcgggGGGACAATTGTTAGTTTGAATGGACTTTAATATCCTACTTTGCAGttgaagaaaaagacagagaggtTGTGTTTATCTGTGGTCACAAGGCTAGTACGAAATGGAGCCACAATTTGAAACTAGTTTTTCTGTCAACAAGCAGTTCATATTCCAACTAGATTGTTCACCTCCCCAAGAGACAAACACAGTTCCTGTGTCTCTCCTTTGCCATGTCCCTCTGTCAGCCCATTCTCTCTCTGGCAAGGCTAATTCTAGATACTAGTGGGAGATGCTCAAAGCTGTCAGGGGAGCACTGTTCTCCCTCACCTTCCTGGAGGCCTGCCAGCTTAGGAGGCATCAGCTATAATCTCTAACTGGGAAGTGGGTTGCTGGGTATACCCATCAGCCTCTGTTTAGTAGCTCTTGGAGGCAGGGGCTGAGGCCCGGGTGGACTGGTAAAGCAGTGGCTATTGACAATGTTTCATTCCTAGGGAAACGGCTAGAAACAATGGATCCTCAGTGGCCACAGAATTTAGTTGCAGTTGGAGACACCACACATTGTAACGAATTGTCCTGTGTTCTCCAGCCATAGATAGCAGTTTCCCAAACAGCCCCGGTCCTCTCCCCTATCCTGTCTTCCTCCACCTATCCTATTTCTCCTTCAGGATCCGGAGGAGAGCCATTGAGCCAGAGTCTATCCCAGTGAAAGTTCTGTCTCTGATTTTCTCTGTGCTGAGATTAAGGCCTCAGGTAACTTGCTGGCCTCAAGCTATGTGGTGATTATCTTCCCAGATGCAGTATCTGCCTATATCTACACCTGGAAAAATGACAGTGGAGCCACAGCCCATGAATCGCCAAGGAGGAAGGCAAATGGCTTTGGACATGAAAGCAGAAGCACTCAGCTCAGAACCAAGGGAGCTACTGGGGTTGTTTCATGCCATAGGTGACCCTGGTAAGTTGACTCAGAAAGCACATATGATTCTAGTATTAGGTCCTCTAATGCCTTTTCTATCGACGTCAGATAGAAGGCCTTCTGTCAGGTGGAGACTCATTGTCTACTAAAGTCCAAATTGATGGTTAAGTAAAATCTCATAGCTTTGGCCCTAACAAAGAGATAAGTTTTGCCCCTTGGCCCTCAGTGTTGCCAGAGATATCCCTTCAGCCGCCCCTCAGGGCCCTTCTGAGAGGCTCTCCAAATTGCTCAGTCAGGAGAAATGCTGTAATCCCAACCAGTTGCTACTTTAACACTGTCCTTAGGGATAAAAGAGAAGGTGAGGCCAAGCTCCTAAACTCTGAAAGTGGGACCTCTGACCCCACCTCccctttcttgttctttaagaCAGAGGAGTTCTGATATCCCCATATCAAGATGGTCATTCCATCAGTTAAGCCACCCACCACAGGGCCTGGGGACAGGACTGAAAAAGGTCACCGTCCAGTCTCTGTGCGCCACATTTCTAAGTCCAAAGGCGCAGCACACACCCATGGGCAGGGCAAAAGAGGCAGCAGGCCCAGCCTTGGTTTGGGATAGCATTCTGCCACCTGCAGCAGCAGCCGCGGTTGGGGAGCAAGCAGAAGCAGTCTCGCCAAACTCTGGACTTAATCAGGCCTGCAGGGAGTGCTGAGGCTGGAAGGGGCTTACAGGCAACAAAACTACTTGTGAAGAGTCGAGTCCTCTACTGGGGTGGAGGGGTGAAGAGAGAAGGCCAGGCTCCCTGGGGAAACCTTACCAAGGCTCTCAATTCCTCAAGCTGCAGCCTTCCTCAAGCTGCAACTAAAGTTTGGCTGGATTCTCAGAAGGGCTAGAGAACAAATGGCTCCCTCCCCTCACAAACAGAAAAGCCCTTCCTGATCTGCAGCTGAATCGATTCCCTGCACCTAGCAGGCCCCAGCAATGACACACATGTAAGCTACGGAGCACTGCCTTCCTAGTAATTCCAAAAGTACTGCTGCCCCAGTTTGTACCTGAAAAGATCGAGATCTCAAGAGAGGGGATCTACCCAGTTGCAATTCCACGTCTGTGGCACTGAGAGGATTTCCCAAGACAAAGCTCCAGGGACCAGATCCCACCAGGAGGTCCTGGGAGAATCAATTAAAACTTGGCCTACCAGTCCTTCTACATAAATACCCTCCAAGAGTGCAGCTGCCAACAAACACCCCACACCTGACACTGCCCTGGAAACCCTAACGTTTCCCGGGGAGAGAGTTCTGGCTCACCACCCTCAGATAATGGCAGTGTGGGGCCCCTGGGCCTTTGGAGCTCCCTGCTCTCCCCTTCCTAACTCAGGCTTAGGGTGGCAGAGGTGAAAATGCCTGCAAAGCACATGTGTGTATCCAGGGGGCAGGGCCCTGCTATCAGCCCATACCCATGGATCCCTGAAAAAGCTGAGCCAAGGGCAGGTCAGGGACAGAATTGGGAACTGGCTCCCTATTTACAGCAGCCTCAAGCTGGGGCTGCTTAGGGCTCTCTTttctggcctggcctggctgtcCTGGCAAAGAGAAACTGCATGGCACCAGGAGAGAGGGACGAGCTAGATGGGGAATGGGACATGAAACAGTTCAACATTATTTCATCCTAAGGACATTTCACTGAGTGGTGTGTACAGTTCCCTGGGGACCTACATGGAGGCACAGCACCACATCTGTTTAACGCAGGTCATACAGGAGCCTTCATCTTTCTCTCTAACAGAAGCCTGGTCAGGCCAAGGGGTCAGGGCAAAATAATTTTGTGGATAACCacctctctgttcctccctctTATAACTCTCTTCCTGAGCAATTTCTCTTGCTGTCTCACGACGATGTTCAACATAtgacccctggaaaccaccagtCTCGTTCCATGTTCCCATGCCTCCCAGGTAGGGGCCTTGATTCTTTTGtggctggcagggctgggacaaGCAGCCAAGCAAATGGCTTAAAACAGAAAAGCTCTTTCAGGGAGCGCTGACTCTGGCGCAGGTCAATTCACTTCAAAGCCTGTAGCACATGGTCTCAGGGCTCCCTCCCCAATATGAATATGAAAGGACCCTCAGCATGGACACCCCTGCTTCCTGAGCCCCCTAGGCTCTTTTCCCAGCCCACTCAGCCTCTCAGGTGACCAAAGAGAAGTGGTTGGGAAAACCTGGGCCAGGAGAGGCTGGTGCCTCTGTCCCATGGAAGTTCCTACTTTATTAAAGAGTGGAGAGAACTTGGGGTACTGGGTCCCAAGGACAAGAAAAACTCTTACCCCAGAGCCAGGTGTAGACCTGGGAGGTGGGGACCAAGGTGATCCCATACAGGGCTCCCAAGTGTAGCAGAAACATAAGGATGATATTCCTCCAAACATACTCAGTCTTGGGCTTTGGGCCTTCCTTATCTTTGTAGGTTGGGTCATAGATGTCATCTTTTATTTCAGGGCGGATCTCTTCTTCCAAGTGTAGGGCTGCCTTTTCCAACTTGCCTTCTCCATTCGGCAGAATCCTGGAGGGAGGTgctgtgatggtggtggtggtggtgtaggAGCTAGACATCTGAAGGGGAGAGGAAGCTGAGAGTCAGGAGAGAGAAGACGACACGTGGAGGTGGGGGCCACTTCACTCTCTCATCAAGCTGGGAGAAGGATGGAGTATTGGCGCAGACCCTGCCCCAATTCCCAGGTTAACTGAAGGTGGGGTCTACCCCGAatggaagaaaaggaagcaaCTGTGTAGATAGATTGCGGAGACCGTGAAACCTCAAGGTGAAGGGGCAATGGGAAGAAGTAAAACACACCCGAAGAACACACAAAGGAAAACCCGCAGgcatatatacataaaagtaGCAGCACGACCCGATTTTTCTTTAAAGCTTAAGAAGCAAAAGTTAGGGAACCAAGTCCCCAAATTACAATTCACATTCCCAACAAATGAAGGCGGTACAACTCTCAAAAGATGGTTATGTCCTCCGCGGAGATCTCAACTCCTCCACGGAGTCACCCAGAAACCCGGCCAGCGCCGGCGAACCCGCGGTCTGGGGGCCATTGCTGGGAAGCTCACCTCCTCTTGCAGCAAGTGGGCTGGCATCTGGGTTCTCTGGTGCTGGAATCACTTTCCCAGGGCTGAGTCTGTGGAGCGGAGTTCGGGACAGCTCGAACAGCGGGGAGACTTCGGTAGCGGAGCCCGCCTTTGCGCGGCGATGGGCAGAGCTGCGCTGGGAACCCTTCTAGCGCGGTGCGCACTGGATGGGTGTCCCGAACCGACTAGCTGTGCGTGGATCTCCAGGCTGGGGATTTAAAGGCTAGAGCTGGCAGTGGGTGACCGTGTCCCGTATTTCCTCAGACCCTTTTATTCGCTGCCAACGGGGGCAAAGTGCGCAGAGTTGGCTTCGCTGTGCGGAGGGGGGAGGAGACAGAGCCGAGGCGTGCTAGGGGCTGGCCACGCAAAAACTGGGTGCTGCAGACACACCGCTGCCCAGCCGCCACAGCTCCTGCCCCTGGGGAAATGCTAATGGCTTCTGTAGACTCTGGCGCGTCATTGGCCGAAGGGAATTTGGTGCCACCTCGTCCTGCGGTTTCCATTGGCTCCGCGCaatctgctgttccctctgccgcGAGCTCCTcgctccccctcccacccctttctCCTCGGCTTCTCTATCACCGGCCACGGGGCCTGGGTTCGGCACCCCGCGGCCTTGGAGGCGTTCGGGAGCTTTCTCTCCGGGATACCGAGAGGTCCCAGTTCGGGAATGGGGAGAGGGTACCAGCCCAGGACTGGCCCCCGGGCACTTCGCGAATGGATGGGCATTGGGGAAGTTTCACAGGAAACAGTAGAGAAGACACGGGGGTGACCAGTACACACAACTCCATCCTGCCTTCCGATTGCTAGAGACGTGTGGGAAGGGAGACGTGGCTTTAAACCTGGGGTCGGGATCACAGGGGGACTGGTGAAGCCGGCCGCCCTCCCTAGCGAGCGCTGGGGGCTCGGCCACTGCGGAACAATGGCTCTGCCCCGCCCACCACTTCCGCGATGCTAACCAGAGACCGCTGAACCGGCCAGGTCTCGGGGCGGGCCGCGGCACGTCCATCCACATATGTGTAGACCTGCACGCGCGCAGGATGTTCAGCCACGAGGCACGCCCATCGGGGTCGTTCACCGTCAGGCACCAGTGGGCGATCCCATCCCTATGCCCACGCCTCCAGAATGTGTGCGGGATCTTTTGGAGATGCTTCAGATTGTCAGGTTGTAATTCTCAAATCTCCGTGGAAAAAAAAGCAGGAAGCACAGATATATGCTTTCACCCAGAAGCAGGAGAAAGGGCTACGTGGAACAAGAATAGCTAACAGGTATGGAATTGTTACTGCAAGCCAATTCAgcagaattgttttatttcatccttaCTGTAACCCTATAAGGTGGGCAGTCCATTATTCCCTTctgaagatgaagaaagtgagatatggagagattaaataactcaCCTATGGTCACAGCAGCCAGCAAGTGTTGGAGCTGGGAGCTGAGCCCAAAAATGTGTCGCTGGAGCCCAAACTCTTCCGACCCAGAACCCTGGGTCCTTGAGATGCTCTGACCTCGCTGACCTATCCCTTATGCCCCCTGTCTTTTCTGGGCCTATGGGAGCCTTACCATGAGAGTAAGTTGAGAACTAGGCAGGCTATGCATTCTCCCAGCTCCCTTCCATACCCATGCCTCTCCAAATACTTTCCCAGGATCCTTCTtctggaaagaggagaaaataaggaCTTGTGTGCCAATAGTTGGCTTCTCAGGAAGAGAGGCCTCTGGGATTGTCTGGCAGGAAGACTAGGGAGCTCTTTGCTGGCCACTGGACCCAGGGTCAGGCCAACTCTGGCCAGTCACCAGGCACCTCCATTCCAATCCTGACTCCTTGTCTAGTGCAGAAGTTTTGAATGAGACTAGATGTTTTCAGAAATGCTTAGTTTGTGGAAGAGAACTCTATGTAATGCTAATCCTTTTCCGGCTCTTTCTGCAATGTCTGGTTTTTAATTTATCAACTACAGGGCGACTCTGCAAGGGAGGAGACtgagggtttcttttggggtgtaCCTTTAATTGTGGCTGAAGGTGGCTTTACCATTGAGACCAGTTTTCTTTCGCTTTAACTGCCTGAGTATATTTGACCTTGTTTCCTCCAGACTCTGGACTTCATCGGGGAACAATCTGAAAAATCAGGGTTCCTTGGAAACTGCCTTCCTTGCCACTTAAACTCCGATAGATATTACTGCTGGCATTACTTAGTGCTGGCATTATTACTTAGGCCAGGTGCTAGATCATTCATTTCCTGCCAGAGAAAGGGGAGGATTGCCAAGACAAAAATGCAGAAGAGTACTTTATTCCTCTCTAAAAACAAGACGCTACCCTGTGGCGCAACCTTTGGGAGTCTAGGTAAGGTCTAGATTAGGGAGAGAGTTTCAGAGAGAAATGTCAGAGCCCATCTCATTGCTGATAATTGTCATACAAGGGTGACTGGTTCCATAGCTTGGGCTTATTCCCTGAAGTTCGTCCAGGGCATATCACGTGGCTATGAGTGTGTCACCAATTACTTTAAAACTCTCAGGAGTGTGCTACTGCCCTCAACATATGGCTG includes:
- the SCD gene encoding stearoyl-CoA desaturase yields the protein MPAHLLQEEMSSSYTTTTTITAPPSRILPNGEGKLEKAALHLEEEIRPEIKDDIYDPTYKDKEGPKPKTEYVWRNIILMFLLHLGALYGITLVPTSQVYTWLWAFFYYVVSALGITAGAHRLWSHRTYKARLPLRFFLIVANTMAFQNDVYEWSRDHRVHHKFSETDADPHNARRGFFFSHVGWLLVRKHPAVKEKGALLDLSDLKAEKLVMFQRRYYKPAVLLMCFILPTFVPWYFWGETFQHSLYVATFLRYAIVLNATWLVNSAAHLYGHRPYDKTINPRENVLVSLGAIGEGFHNYHHSFPYDYSTSEYRWHINLTTFFIDCMAALGLAYDRKKVSKEAILARAKRTGDGSYKSG